Genomic segment of Streptomyces sp. NBC_01210:
GGGCGGCGGTTCGCCGCCGCCGGTGTCCGTGAGCAGGACGAGCGAGTCGGCACGCAGGGCGGCGGCGAGCATGGCCGCCGCCCTCGGGAGGCTTGCGTGGTCGGTGCCGGCGTACGCACCGCCGGCGCTGCCGGACACGACCGGGATGCGACCGTCGTCCAGCAGGATCCGCAGGAGACCGGCGTCGGCTCCGGTCAGCCCGACGGCAGGCGGGCCGTAGGAACTCAGCAGTTCGACGAGCCCGTGCCGCGTCGCGCCGTGGGGCAGGTCCGCGCCGTGGGGCAGGTCCGCGCCCCGGGTCAGGTCCTGAACCACGACGGACCGTACGCCGATCCGTCGCAGGAAGGCCACGTCCTGCGCGAAGGACCGCAGGGCCCGGTCGTCGTCCAGGACGCCGCCGTCCGCCGCGACCACCATCGTGCTGCCGCTCAGACGGAGCAGCGAGGGCAGGGCCTCGGCAAGGATGAGCGCCTTCGTCATGGCCGAGCGCGTCTGGTGGGCCGTCATACCGAACGCCGGTACAGCGTCCCCTCGCTCCAGATCCGGTCGACCTCGCCCCACGCCATGGCCGAGGCCACGTCCGGGAAGAAGCCGCTGCCATTGAGGTTGGCACTGGTGTTGCACAGCACCGGGACGCCGCTGAGCAGGTGGTACTCGGACAACACCTCGGCGAGGAACGGATCGTCCTCCTCCGCCACGGTCTGCAGCCGCGCGGTCCCGTCGAGGTGCACCACGGCGGGGATACGGGGCGCCCACTCCGGCCGCACGTCGTGGTCGAAGAGCATGTGCGGGTCCGGCGTGCCGGGGTCGAAGATCTTCCGCGCCTCTTCGACGAGGCAGATCGGCGCGACGGGGCGGTACGGCTCGCGCCCCTTGATCCGGTTGAGGGTGTCCTTCATCTCCGCCTCGGTCGGTGCGGCCAAAATGCTGCGGCCGCCGAGTGCGCGGGGGCCGAGCTCGGCGCGGCCGTTGAGCACGACCACCGGCTCGCCCGTCTCGTGCAGCACGCCGGCCAGTTCGCGCGGCGTGCAGCGGGTCGAGGTCCAGCCCTCCGGGATGCTGACGGTGGGCGTCAGGGCCGGACCGAGCCGGGCGTGCCAGGCGACGGGCCCGGGGCCGGTGTGCCGGATCATGCCAAGTGCGGCCGCGCCGATGGCGGACCCGGCGTCGTTGGGGAACGGCGGCACCCACATCTCCCGTACGAGGGGCAACGCGCGAAGTGCGCTGTTCCACTTGATGTTGAGCGCGCAGCCGCCCGCGAAGC
This window contains:
- a CDS encoding amino acid kinase family protein; its protein translation is MTKALILAEALPSLLRLSGSTMVVAADGGVLDDDRALRSFAQDVAFLRRIGVRSVVVQDLTRGADLPHGADLPHGATRHGLVELLSSYGPPAVGLTGADAGLLRILLDDGRIPVVSGSAGGAYAGTDHASLPRAAAMLAAALRADSLVLLTDTGGGEPPPGPRTATIVDGRAPHALLTHFCAGDEPGPGSAP